The proteins below come from a single Nostoc sp. KVJ3 genomic window:
- the psaC gene encoding photosystem I iron-sulfur center protein PsaC yields the protein MSHTVKIYDTCIGCTQCVRACPTDVLEMVPWDGCKAAQIASSPRTEDCVGCKRCETACPTDFLSIRVYLGAETTRSMGLAY from the coding sequence ATGTCTCATACCGTTAAAATCTACGATACCTGCATTGGCTGCACCCAATGCGTCCGCGCTTGCCCTACTGATGTACTTGAGATGGTTCCTTGGGATGGCTGTAAAGCTGCTCAAATTGCCTCTTCACCCCGTACAGAAGACTGTGTTGGCTGTAAGCGATGCGAAACTGCTTGTCCTACCGACTTTTTGAGCATCCGGGTTTACCTGGGCGCTGAAACAACTCGCAGTATGGGTCTGGCTTACTAA